In one window of Scyliorhinus canicula chromosome 17, sScyCan1.1, whole genome shotgun sequence DNA:
- the LOC119951437 gene encoding gastrula zinc finger protein XlCGF17.1-like, with product MEGKSTVQSREKSYTCSVCGQRFSRSSGLWKHKRRHTGKKLWKCGDCGKRFYDKFRLVNHRHTHTGDKPFTCSVCRKGFITSSHLLEHQRIHAGERPFICSECGKGFTQSARLLLHQRVHSEEKPFKCTNCGKCFKSSGELTRHQHVHSDERPFRCSQCGVGLKTSYDLTVHQRSHTGERPFTCSECGKGFITTSHLLAHQRTHTGERPFTCSRCGKRFARSSTLLRHQRFHTGERPFTCSECGKGFTTSSNLLKHQRLHK from the coding sequence atggaaggaaagagCACCGTTCAGAGTCGAGAGAAATcgtacacatgttctgtgtgtggacaacGATTCAGCCGATCATCTGGCCTGTGGAAACACAAACGCAGACACACTGGAAagaaactgtggaaatgtggggattgtgggaaaaGGTTCTATGACAAGTTCAGGCTGGTAAATCATCGTCACACTCACACCGGGGataaaccgttcacctgctccgtgtgtagAAAGGGATTCATtacttcatcccacctgctggaacaccagcgaattcacgctggggagagaccgttcatctgctcagagtgtgggaagggattcactcagtcagcccGTCTGCTgctacaccagcgggttcacagcgaggagaaaccttttaaatgtacAAACTGTGGGAAGTGttttaaaagttctggggaactaaCACGCCATCAGCATGTTCACTCTGatgagagaccattcaggtgctctcaaTGCGGGGTTGGTTTGAAGACATCATATGACCTCACTGTTcatcagcgcagtcacactggggagaggccgttcacctgctcagagtgtgggaagggattcattaccACATCCCATCTGCTAGCACACCAGCGCacacacactggagagagaccattcacctgctccaggtgtgggaaaagatttgctcgttcatccaccctgctgcgacaccagcgatttcacactggggagaggccgttcacctgctccgagtgtgggaagggattcactacttcGTCCAACCTGCTGAAGCACCAGCGACTTCATAAGTAA